ATGGTTGCCATGCTTCCGACCCTACGGCCCGGTCACGTCCCGCGGAACCCCGGCCGTGCGACTCGTTCCTCACAGTTCCCTGTGACGCGCTGGACACCGCGCTCCGCCGCGCGGCTGGGCGCACGACGACGACGGCCCGGCCCGGGTGTGCCGGGGAACCGATGCGCGGGTGCAGGGCCGGCCTCCGGGTCACCCCTGCCCGGCGGGCTCCGGAGTCCGGTCGCCACCGCGAGGCGGGACTTCGGCGATCCCGGCCGGGGCTGAAGCCAGCACCGGGTCCGGGCCCGGGGAGGCCACGGCGCCGGCCGTCGTCGTCACGGCCGGCGTCGTCGCGGGCGCCATCGCGGCCGTCGGCACCACATCACCCGCTGAACGGCCCCGCCGCGCCAGGAGCGCCCCACTTGACTGCGAGACGGCCACGCCGGCGAGCAGCACCGCGCCGCCCACCAAGTCCCAGACGCCGGGGATCTCGCCGAAGGCGAGCCAGCCGGCCAGCATGGCGACCGGCGGGACCAGGAGCGTGAAGGGCGCCACTTGAGCCGCGGGGTACTTCTGCAGCAGTCCGTTCCAGACCGTGAACGCCAGGAGGGTCGAGACCAGGACCGTGAACGCCGTGCTCGCCCAGGCCACCGGGCCCATCGTGGCGAGCGCCCGGACCGGGGCGGCGGGGCCGTCCAGGACCATGGACAGCGCGAACAGCGGGACCGGGACCACCGCCGCGGACCACACGACCAGGGAGAACGGCTTGGCACCCCGGGCCGAACGGGACACCACATTGCCGAGACCCCAGGACAGACCGCCCGCGAGCCCGAGCAGCAGAGGCAGCACATCCGCGGAAGCACCCCGGCCCAGCACCACGATCCCCAGGCCCAGCACCCCTGCGGCGATCCCCAGCAGCTGCACCCGGCCGGGCCGTTCCCCGAGGAGCAGCGCGGCGAGCAGGACGGTGAAGAGGACCTGGCTCTGCAGGATGAGCGGGGCCAGGCCCGAGGGCAGCCCCAGGTGCATCGCCAGGTAGATGAAGCCGAGATGCCCCGCGCTCATGAACAGCCCCACGCCCACCACGGTCCACCACGGGACCCGCGGCCGCGGGACGAAGAGCATCAAGGGGAACGCCACCAGGGCGAAGCGGAGCGCGGCGAAGGTCAGGGGCGGGACATCGCGGAGGCCCGCTTCGATGGCGACGAAGTTGACGCCCCAGATCAGCGCGACGAGCAGGGCCAGCAGGACATGACGGGTTTTCACCTCTTCATCGTGTCGCGGGCGAGCCTTTAGCACCAGCGTTGATTCCTACCGCAGATTCGGTAGCATTTCTGCATGATCGATCTCCAGGCGCTGCAAGCGCTCGTCGCGGTCCACCGGACCGGCAGCGTGGCCGCCGCGGCCACCGAACTCGGCTTCACTCCGTCCGCAGTCTCCCAGCAGATCAAGAAGCTTGAACGCCACTCGAAAGCCGCGCTCTTGGAGCGCCATGGCCGCGGGGTGCTCCTGACCGAACGCGGCCGGGCCCTCGTCGAGCACGGTGGCCGGATCCTCTCCGAGCTCGAGGAGATGGAGTCGATCCTCACCGCCGGCGAGCAGCCGAAGGGCACGTTCACGGTCGCCAGCTTCTCCACCGCGGCCCGAGGGCTGCTGGTCAGCGTCGCGGCCCGACTGGCCGAGGAGGCCCCGGAGATGCGTCTGGAGATCGTCGCCGTGGATCCGGCCGAGGCGGTCGGCAAGGTGGCCCACGGGGACGTCGACCTCGCGGTCGTCCACGACTGGAACTCCGTGGCCTTGGAGATCCCCGGGAACGTCGTGCTGGAGCCGCTCTGCAACGACGTCGCGGACATCATGCTGCCCTCCACCCACCGGCTGGCCGCCCTCGACGCCGTTCCCCGCGCCGCCCTGCTGCAGGAGACCTGGTGTTCGCAACCGCGCGGGGCGATCTGCCATGAGGCACTGCTGCGGCTCCTGGCGAGCGAAGGAGCCACCCCGCGCATCGCCTTCATCGACCCGGACTTCGCGACGCATCTGGAGTTCGTGGCACAGGGCCTCGCGCTCGCCTTCGTGCCGCGCCTGGGCCGGGGCGCCCTGCCCGCCGGGGTCGTGGCCAGACCCCTCGCCGGAGAACAGGCCCACCGTTCCGTCTCGGCGGCGTACCGGCAGACCATGTCCGCGAGCCCGGGGGTTCAGCTCCTCGTCCGGCTCCTGCATGAAGCGGCGGACGCCGCCTGGCCCTGAGCACGACGGCCCGGGCGGACAGCCCGCCGCGCGCCCCGGCGAGCGAGCCGCCGTCGTCGCCGCTGACCTCGCTGCGGGACGTCTCACCTCGCTGCCGCGCGCAGCGGACTCAGCCCGGGAACAGCGAGGTCAGTGAACCACCGCCCGGATTCCACACCCCGGAAACGCCAAGACCCCCGGAGATCCGGGGGTCTTGGCGTCAGCACGGCTCACGGCCGTGGAGGTTCATTCAGGAAGCGAGGCGGCTCTTCAGCCCGTCCAGCTCGGCGCGGAGGTCCGCGGGAAGGGCCTCACCGAAGTTGGCGTACCAGTCCTCGA
This region of Arthrobacter woluwensis genomic DNA includes:
- a CDS encoding EamA family transporter, encoding MKTRHVLLALLVALIWGVNFVAIEAGLRDVPPLTFAALRFALVAFPLMLFVPRPRVPWWTVVGVGLFMSAGHLGFIYLAMHLGLPSGLAPLILQSQVLFTVLLAALLLGERPGRVQLLGIAAGVLGLGIVVLGRGASADVLPLLLGLAGGLSWGLGNVVSRSARGAKPFSLVVWSAAVVPVPLFALSMVLDGPAAPVRALATMGPVAWASTAFTVLVSTLLAFTVWNGLLQKYPAAQVAPFTLLVPPVAMLAGWLAFGEIPGVWDLVGGAVLLAGVAVSQSSGALLARRGRSAGDVVPTAAMAPATTPAVTTTAGAVASPGPDPVLASAPAGIAEVPPRGGDRTPEPAGQG
- a CDS encoding LysR family transcriptional regulator translates to MIDLQALQALVAVHRTGSVAAAATELGFTPSAVSQQIKKLERHSKAALLERHGRGVLLTERGRALVEHGGRILSELEEMESILTAGEQPKGTFTVASFSTAARGLLVSVAARLAEEAPEMRLEIVAVDPAEAVGKVAHGDVDLAVVHDWNSVALEIPGNVVLEPLCNDVADIMLPSTHRLAALDAVPRAALLQETWCSQPRGAICHEALLRLLASEGATPRIAFIDPDFATHLEFVAQGLALAFVPRLGRGALPAGVVARPLAGEQAHRSVSAAYRQTMSASPGVQLLVRLLHEAADAAWP